The Pontibacillus halophilus JSM 076056 = DSM 19796 genomic sequence CAGTTTAGGAACCGTTTTAAAAAAGTAGATCTAATTATTTTAGATGAGATGGGATACATTCCATTCAGTAAAGAAGGAGCCGAGCTTCTATTTCAACTCATCACCGATTGGTACGAGCAGAAGAGCATCATTATCACTTCAAATTTGGAATTTAGTCAGTGGAATCGAATATTTGTAGACTCGAGGCTAACAGCAGCTTTAGTTGATCGTGTCATACACCACGCTCATGTACTTACATTTTCAGGAGATAGCTACCGGGTTAGCCATGCATTATCCAGACAAAACTACTAAAAATATCGGCTGGCAAGCTTATGTATTTTTCATTGCATTATTATGTACTTTTCTCTTGCAAAACACACTAATACGCCTGGTAAAGAGAGCACAGACCATGCCGGGCATTTGGCTGCAGATAGATTCTGAGGGTCTCCTAATTACGATAATTTAGTTTCTCAGTCAAGCAATGTTAATCTGAGTGAGTATAAGAGGTTAGAAAACAAATGGGCAAAAGCAATAATAGAAGGAAAGAATGTTTCTGTTAATGTTAAAGTTAATTACAATGGTGATGATCAAAGACCAGCAAGTTTTGAAATAAAGTATGTAATTGACGGTGTTGTGAAAAAAAGAGAATTAGAAAACTAGAGGTGAAGTAACGTGGGAAAAGTATTTGAAGACTACTTGGCTGAACTGCAAGTTGATATGGTAGCTATTTGTTTGGAGTATGTTGAAGATAAAGCTGAAGACATCTTTATTTATTGTTCATATGAACCCAAGGTATATGCGTTTGATGTCTTTTATAAGATAAATGGAAACTTAGTGCTCAAGCATAATTTGAATGATGCGATAGATGGTACTGGAGGTTCTAATAAATACGACACTTCAGAAGAAAGACAAGAAGCAATGTTAGACATTGGTTTAAAGAACCTCAAGGAAATTAATAAAACCTGTGAAGATTTTGGGAGACAGATGCCTACAGAAATAAAATTACACTACAATGTTAGTAATAATAGCTTAAAGGCGAGTTATAAGTATGACTTGATCTATTCAAATCACAATGATCTAATGTCTGACGATATATTTGATGATTGGTTTGAAGAAGTAAACAATAGCATTTACTAATAAGATTAGACAGATAATTAGATAATCTAGAAACAACCCAAAAGGTTTTAGTGCGTTTATTTCATATTATTACCATTGTATGAGAAAGCTGCGAAGTCCTCTTCGCAGCTTTCTCTTCCTCATTCCCTTACAACCCTAACTCCCGCTTAAACTCATACCAATCCGTCACGCGCGGAAGTTCAAGGTGGCGGTTATACGCCTGGTCTCGCACATAGACAGAAGTGCGGAGGTCAGATAGTGTGTCAAGCACTGCTGGTTTGTCGTCTACATAATAGTCTAGATCAAGTTCCTGTATAATATGAAGTTTCTCGTCATCATTCATGCCGTAATAGAAGTGGTCATCCTGAACAGGGAAGCCTTGTTCCTTCATCCATTCTTTCGTACGTTCACCGAATTCTTTAAAGCGAGCAGTGATGTAGTAGATCTCATGACCTTTCTCGGCTAGTTCATTTAATACCTCAAGGGAGCCTTTAAATGGGGAGCAGTTCGTGAAGAAGATTTCCTCTACATGGTCCATCCACATTTGGCGACCTTCCTCTTCATTTAAGCCGAATAACTCATGAATCTCTAGTCGCTTAAAGTCATCTAAGCGCTCCACAGGTACTTCTTGCTCAAGCTTCTGTTGATAAATGGAGAACGCATGTCCACGCAAATTTATTAATGTATCATCAATGTCGAATCCGAATTTCATGGTCGGTAGCCTCATTTCCTGCTGTTCTAGTTTGTATGGAATAAAGCGTACCATGTATAGAGGGAAGTATCAATCAAGCAAGGGGAAAGGGGGAACCTATACAATTGGAAAAAGCGGACCAGGTCGTCACCCAGTCCGCTTTTGTGTATCTTTCGGAAAAATCATTTTTTGATTAACTTGCTGTTGATTTGCAAGTATTGGTTGCTTACCAATGTTGCCGCGGTTGAATATAAATTCTACATGGTAGTTTTTGTTCACTCAAACGACGCAATCCCTACCTCTATTGCATCCTTACAGCTCCGAAGCTGATCCAGTGTGATCGAGTGACAAAACGTAGCAGAATGCCAGTCTCATTCACATCACTCTTTCTTTTTCCGATTTCTATCGTTGCCTGTAACTGAAGCAACAATAGTTCATTATATACGCTAAATTCTAAAGTGTCAACGTCTAAAATGGAGTGATGTTAATCGTTGTAGATACAACGTATGTCATTTATGACTCCCACTACTTATCATACCCTTATGGAACATTCTTAAACCTTGTCTTTATGTTCGTGATGATAATCTTCCTTATACTCTTCCTCACTCAATGAATCATCCTTCTCATGCGAACCATCTTCCTGTTCCTCTAATTCAATCTTCAAATCCGTATTTGGTACGTCATCAATGAGCCTTTCCTTTTTCTTCTTCTCTTCGAAACTTTCTTGATCATTGTTCAAAGTTCTATCATTTTCGT encodes the following:
- a CDS encoding 5' nucleotidase, NT5C type, with translation MKFGFDIDDTLINLRGHAFSIYQQKLEQEVPVERLDDFKRLEIHELFGLNEEEGRQMWMDHVEEIFFTNCSPFKGSLEVLNELAEKGHEIYYITARFKEFGERTKEWMKEQGFPVQDDHFYYGMNDDEKLHIIQELDLDYYVDDKPAVLDTLSDLRTSVYVRDQAYNRHLELPRVTDWYEFKRELGL
- a CDS encoding ATP-binding protein; protein product: QFRNRFKKVDLIILDEMGYIPFSKEGAELLFQLITDWYEQKSIIITSNLEFSQWNRIFVDSRLTAALVDRVIHHAHVLTFSGDSYRVSHALSRQNY